The following proteins are co-located in the Phragmites australis chromosome 10, lpPhrAust1.1, whole genome shotgun sequence genome:
- the LOC133883644 gene encoding probable E3 ubiquitin-protein ligase ATL44 translates to MLRVHRARLLAASRAAPDGVDDDDSRVCYAIAASVVSLMLLCGILSVLPSPRAFVVTKAYVIIGVPAVMLVLTLIGWLVAPGIGALVAWWAPAAAPAPARLARHLCACGLTVAAVGTFAYEAPAANDEGEPRQSCVLCAVCLEDVRAGEMVRQLPACRHMFHADCVDAWLRSHRTCPLCRCELPPQTVGAKAAAALSSPSPDALPPV, encoded by the coding sequence ATGCTGAGAGTGCATCGAGCGAGGCTGCTGGCGGCGAGCCGCGCGGCGCCCGACGGCGTCGATGACGACGACAGCCGCGTCTGCTACGCCATCGCGGCGTCGGTCGTGTCGCTGATGCTCCTCTGCGGGATCCTGTCCGTCCTGCCCAGCCCCAGGGCCTTCGTCGTCACCAAGGCATACGTCATCATCGGCGTGCCCGCGGTCATGCTCGTTCTCACGCTCATCGGCTGGCTCGTGGCGCCGGGGATCGGTGCTCTGGTAGCGTGGTGGGCTCCGGCGGCCGCGCCAGCGCCCGCGCGGCTGGCACGCCACCTCTGCGCGTGCGGGCTGACGGTCGCAGCGGTTGGGACGTTCGCGTACGAGGCACCCGCGGCGAACGACGAGGGCGAGCCGCGCCAGAGCTGCGTACTTTGCGCGGTGTGCCTGGAGGACGTGCGGGCCGGCGAGATGGTGCGGCAGCTGCCCGCGTGCAGGCACATGTTCCATGCGGACTGCGTCGACGCGTGGCTGCGCTCCCACCGGACGTGCCCGCTCTGCCGCTGCGAGCTCCCACCGCAGACGGTCGGAGCAAAGGCCGCAGCTGCGCTGTCTTCGCCGTCGCCGGACGCGTTGCCGCCGGTGTGA